The Geitlerinema sp. PCC 9228 genomic interval CCGGGGATGGACTAGCATAGCTAATCCATCTAGGCACACCCAATGAAGCGAGAATCTCACGAATTCTATTCGTGAGAGTGTCAAATTCCGCCAATCCCCAAACGACCGGCCACCGAAGGAGATAGCGGCAGCAGGGTAGCCAAAGCCAAAAACAACACCAAAAGCGTCAAAGCGGCGCTGGCATCGTTGGGTTCGGAAAGGTCGTTTTGACAGGGACGTTCCAAATTGCGCTGCAGCAGCAAAATCAAAATGGCCCAGTACAAAGCCAAAACATTGAAAAAGGAAGCGACCCCGAGAAACAGCAAAGTAGCAACGGTGGTTCGGTTGGCAATTTTGCGTCCGTAAATAGCTTGGACAATTCTACCACCATCTAGCTGACCGGCAGGTAGCAAGTTCAACGCCGTAATCACCAATCCCAACCAACCAATGGGAACCAAAGGATGAATGTCTACCACCGCCTGCTGCAACGTCGAACCCAAAGTCACCTTGGCAATGGTTCCCACCAAAATCGACCCCTGGAAAAACTCGGAAGGAATTTGAAACCAACTCCCCTCCCGAGACAGAAAAAAGCCGAGAATTAGCATGGCTAGAGAAGTAACGCCACCAGCCACCGGACCAGCAAACGCCACATCAAACAAAACTTGACGGCTGGGAAGCAAAGAAGTGAAGCGATTTAAAGCGCCAAAGGACCCCAATTGCCACGTGGGAATGAAAAAGGGAAAACTCATGCGGACGCCGCGACGTTTGGCGATAATTTGGTGGAAGAGTTCGTGAACGCCTAAAATCAACCACAAACCAACCGCTAGGGGCCAAACTTCGTTCAGGCGATTGGGATTTTGGAAAACATCAAACCCCATGAGAAAGCCAAAGGCTTCCACACTGGTCCCCAAAGTAGCTAGCCATAAAACCGCTGCCAAAACTTTTTGACCGGTACTGAGGGGTTGGGGGTCGTTTTTGCTGGGAAGAACGATAGCCACGGGTTTGTCTTCTCGGTCGTTCACCAGGAACAAACGATAGCGATCGCCCATCTGTTCCTGCAAGCTAGCGGACAGCTGTTGGTAGGCCGTTTCCGCATCGCTACGCAAATTTCCCCGGAAGATAGCGCCTTCTTGGTAGGGAATGGTTTCGGTGGCAAAAAAGGTATCGATGCCAAAAAGTCCCTGGATCTCCCGCAAATCCTCGCTGGGAATGCCAGTGGGTTGTGGTTGGGAGGTAGGTTCGGCTGGCGGCGCGCGAAAACTCCCTTCATCGGGACCGGATTCGGACGTAGCGGGGGAATCCTCCGAACGCCGCCAATCGCTGGTTGGCGTTTGCTGGGGAGGTTGCGACTGCTGGCTGTTGCGCATTTGCCGAATTTGCCTTCCCAGGATGATATAAATGCCAGTACACAGGAGAAATATTAATAAAATGGTGGCAATATTGAGCGCAATCCCAAATGCCAGCAATCCGAAAAACAGCAGCCAAGGGGCCATCAGAGTTACCGATTGCAACCAAGCCAGAATTCCCACACGGCCGTAAGGTTGCGATCGCCGAAATCCCCAAACCAAAATACCAATGGCTGCCAGCAAAATGGCTAGTGTCGTCCAATTTTGCGTTGCAATATCCATAAGAAATGTCCTATTCGTTTGCAATTGCAGGGCAATACTTTGCAACAAGCGGGAAGCACCGCTATCGTCGGAGAAACTTTGACCGGTAAGCGATCGTTCAATAAAAAAATCTTACCATCCATTAAGTTTTGTTTTCGGCTTGCAACGCCTGCCGTAGGTGTCCTCGATGCTGTTGCAGCAGGGTTTGCGCCGTTTGTAGAGAGATGCCTTTCCAATGGCGCAGCAACGCCAGTTTCACCGAGTTGTTGCTACTGGCTAGCAACTCACCAGCTTGCGAACGGTCCAAATCCGTTAAATCCATTAAAATTCGCAAGGCGCGATCGCGGAGTTTCTCGTTGGTGGCGGCCACATCCACCATGCGATTGCCGTAAACTTTTCCCAAACGCACCATCACCCCAGTGGATAAAATATTCAAAGCCATTTTGGTAACGGTTCCTGCTTTCAAACGAGTAGACCCAGCCACAATTTCCGGACCCACCAGCAGGCGAATGTCAATATCGGCGGGACTGCTGGCTTGTTCTGCCGGCACGCAAGTCATAAAAATGGTACTAGCGCCGGCTTGTTGCGCCGCTTGCAAGGCCCCCAACACGTAGGGAGTCGTTCCGCCAGCGGTAATCCCAGCGACCACATCCCGACCGCCGACCTTCCGTTCGTAAATAGCCGCCGCGCCGTCTTCGTAGCGGTCTTCCAAATCTTCCGAACTGCGTACCAACGCTGCTTCGCCGCCAGCAAGAATTCCCTGGACCATCTCGGGTGGCGTACAAAAGGTCGGCGGACATTCTACCGCATCCAAAACGCCTAATCGACCGCTGGTTCCGGCCCCCACATAAAACAAACGTCCCCCTTGACAAAGGGCCTCACTAGTGATATTGATGGCATCAGCCAAGGATTCCCGCGCCTCGGCGATCGCGGCTACGGTATGGCTATCTTCGCGGACGAACAAATCCACCAACGCCAAAGGAGACAGTCGATCCAAATTCCCACTATTGGCATTGGCTTGTTCGGTCAGCAGATATCCCCGGTCTTTCACAGCAAACCCTCCAGACGGCGGCGCGCCTGTTCTAGTTCCTCGGGAGACATATCCGTTTTTTCACGTTCCGGTGTTTCGTTTTGAGGTGACTCCGGCGACTCAGCCGACTCTGGTGATTGAGAACCCTCTTCATCCCAATCTGTCTGTTCTACATTGGCTTCCGGAGGCAAAGCCAGGGAACCTTTGGGAACCAACTCCCAGTCGCAACCACTGCTGCGACAAAATTCCTTCACTTCCTCATCGTCGATTTCTTCTACAGTAGGATTGGGAAAGTCCTGAGCTTCCAGCATCCCTCCGTAGCGGGTCGCATCCTCCTCGGATTCAAACATCAACACCTTGTTGCGCTGGGAGTTCATATCCTTGAGGGTATGGATCCCTTCATTCTCAGTACGTGCGTTAAAGAGCAGAACATATACTCGCATGGTTGATGAAACTTTTGAAACCACCACTACTTCTATACAATTTAAGCACTTGCACAAGAACCAACGGCTGATGTGGTTCCCGCGTGCTTTTTAAGTACTGCTATGGGTACTACCTCCAGTATAAACCGCAAACCGAACGATGCGGATATCCTTTCTGTAGGCTTCTTTTGGTCTACCGCGATCGCAACCATCAATGACGAATTCTCCATCTCCCGAACGAAAATCTACCTGGCTAATTTGGGTGCGCCGTACTGGCTTAGTCGCTGGTGTGGCAGTGTTTTCCGCGGCTATTGGCGGTACTTGGTGGGTGAAAACCCAACTCGCGCCATTGGTATCGAACAATTTGTCCAATATCGTCCAACGACCGGTCAATTTAGGTTCCCTACAACAGTTTTCCCTAACCCAGTTAACCTTCGGGGAAACCACCGTACCCGCTACCGACACCGACAGCGATCGCGCTTCTGTGGAATCAGTCGTTGTAAACTTTAACCTCTGGCAGGTCATAACCAACCGCACCCTGCCTTTGGACATTACCTTAGTCAACCCCCAAGCTTACATTGAACAACAGCAACCCGGAAAGTGGCTGCAACTAAATTTACAACTAGAAAAACCAGGGCCCATCCAACCGCAACTCCAAGCGATCGCTGCCAAAAACGCGCGCCTCACCCTCGACCCCTACGGTAGCGAAGCCGTGGATTTCCATAAAATTCAACTGGTCACCCAGTTTGCCAACAACAACCAAAAAATTCAATTTCAAGTCAGTGGCGCTCCCATTTCCGGGGGAAATTTCGCCGCAACGGGAGAATTTCGCCAATCTCCCAACACCGCGCCGCAGCTAGAAGGCAACCTACAAAGCCAAAATTTACAGCTACCTCCCATTACCAACTTGCTGCCTTCCTCCCTACTACAAGACCGCTTGCAAGTGGTCTCGGGAACCTTGCAAACCAATATAGACATTGCCTGGAATTTCGAGA includes:
- a CDS encoding site-2 protease family protein is translated as MDIATQNWTTLAILLAAIGILVWGFRRSQPYGRVGILAWLQSVTLMAPWLLFFGLLAFGIALNIATILLIFLLCTGIYIILGRQIRQMRNSQQSQPPQQTPTSDWRRSEDSPATSESGPDEGSFRAPPAEPTSQPQPTGIPSEDLREIQGLFGIDTFFATETIPYQEGAIFRGNLRSDAETAYQQLSASLQEQMGDRYRLFLVNDREDKPVAIVLPSKNDPQPLSTGQKVLAAVLWLATLGTSVEAFGFLMGFDVFQNPNRLNEVWPLAVGLWLILGVHELFHQIIAKRRGVRMSFPFFIPTWQLGSFGALNRFTSLLPSRQVLFDVAFAGPVAGGVTSLAMLILGFFLSREGSWFQIPSEFFQGSILVGTIAKVTLGSTLQQAVVDIHPLVPIGWLGLVITALNLLPAGQLDGGRIVQAIYGRKIANRTTVATLLFLGVASFFNVLALYWAILILLLQRNLERPCQNDLSEPNDASAALTLLVLFLALATLLPLSPSVAGRLGIGGI
- the murQ gene encoding N-acetylmuramic acid 6-phosphate etherase, which encodes MKDRGYLLTEQANANSGNLDRLSPLALVDLFVREDSHTVAAIAEARESLADAINITSEALCQGGRLFYVGAGTSGRLGVLDAVECPPTFCTPPEMVQGILAGGEAALVRSSEDLEDRYEDGAAAIYERKVGGRDVVAGITAGGTTPYVLGALQAAQQAGASTIFMTCVPAEQASSPADIDIRLLVGPEIVAGSTRLKAGTVTKMALNILSTGVMVRLGKVYGNRMVDVAATNEKLRDRALRILMDLTDLDRSQAGELLASSNNSVKLALLRHWKGISLQTAQTLLQQHRGHLRQALQAENKT
- a CDS encoding DUF3110 domain-containing protein — translated: MRVYVLLFNARTENEGIHTLKDMNSQRNKVLMFESEEDATRYGGMLEAQDFPNPTVEEIDDEEVKEFCRSSGCDWELVPKGSLALPPEANVEQTDWDEEGSQSPESAESPESPQNETPEREKTDMSPEELEQARRRLEGLL